The region ATTCAACACTTGTTCTTGTCGTCATGATAAAAGCCCAGTCACTGGACTGTGCCAGGAAAAGTTCCCTCAACATCTGGTTGAGGACCCTTTCCGTGAGAGGATCAGCACTGTCGTAATACCGTCTTGAAAGCTCCACCATCCTTTCTATCATTTCATGAATGTGTCTGTAGATCCAGTCGTTGGTACCGTTGAGCCAAGTTTCGTAATACCCACCCGTTCCCCAACTGGAATCTGCAGGGGTTGCTATTTGGACTTCTTCGAGAGTATCTATGACCTCCGATGCAGTGGTAAGTCTCAAGATTTTAGATTCGCTCACGAGCTCGAAGAAACGCTTCAAAAAGAAAACACCCTCAAACCACCAGTGACCGAAGAGTTCTGCGTCGAATGGCGCAACGATTACAGGCTCAACTTTCATGATTTCCATTAATCTTTTTGCTTGTCTCTCCTTCTTGTTCAAAAAGTCTCTTGCGTGTTCCTCAACGGCTTCTATGGCTTCGTCTATGTTGTAGTAATCTTTCTGCGAAACATCCAGACTCTTCGAGGTGATCCTGTGGTACTTTATCCCCGTGTTCACCCTCACTCCTGATGGATCTATGTAGTCCCTTATGTACTCGATCTCTCTGTCGAATCCGATGTCTCTGTAGAACTCCCTATACCTTGGATCCCCAGGGTAGCCAACCGTTGCACTCCACACCTGTTCACTGGACTCTGGATCCCTTGCAAAGACGAAGACACCACTAGGAGTCATGATCGGTCTGTAGACTCCGTATTTTGGTTGTTCATCGGCAAACCAAAACGCGTGTGAGTCGACGAAGAAATACTCTATGTTGTTCTGAGCAAGGTAAAGATCCAGTCCCTGGTAATACCCGCTTTCTGCAAGCCAGATCCCCCTTGGACGCTTTCCCATATGCTTTTCGTAGTTCTTCACGCCGACTGCTATTTGAGCGTTCACCACCTCTGGATACATCTGATAAAGGGGTAAGAACGCATGCGTCGCGTTACATGTGACAATTTCCAGTTTCCCTTTCTCCTGGAATTTTTTGAATCCATCTAGAATGTTCCCGTTGTAGGAATTGAATACATCCAGGACTTTCTGAAAATGCTCCCTGTAGAACTTTGCCATCTTGTGTTTTAAAGGATGTTCGGACTTTGTCCTATCCACCTCCCTTTCTGCAAGTTCTATGAGTTTTCCAATGTGCCTTTCATACTTCTTCTGAAGATCTCTGGAAGAGAGCATCTCCATAAGAGGAGGAGTGATAGACATGGTGAGCCTGAAGTCCTCTATCTCTTCGAACATCATCAAAAGCGGTATGTAAGTTTCTGTCATCGCTTCAAAAAGCCATCTTTCCTCCAAAAAATGGTCGTGCTCGGGATGATGAATATAGGGAAGATGTGCATGTAAAAAGATGAGCACCTTTCCTCTCATATGACTACCTCCCACTTCTGAGGATCTCCTCCATCAATCTCTGTGTGAGTCCTTGGCCTGATAGACCACCCGGTGAAGTGATACCCCTCAACTTCTCTATCGGTTTCACCAGACTTCCTTCGGAGAGGACCACTCTTCTTTTCCTGTTCCGCAAATCATACCACCTTTCCCTGGAAGAAGTTGAAGGAGAAACGGCCGGAGCCCTTACCACGTTGGATCTCATCACGGGAAAGAACCTTCCTTCTTCGCCGAGGTATCCTATCTCTGAGAGGTAATCTGCCTTGGGCACGGGAACTTGGAAGTAAAAGTTTCCTGCTTCGAGAGTGGTTTCGTCGAGTCTGTATTCAAAGGTCCTGTGGGCGTTCGTTCCATTGAACCTTATGAAGGTGACGTCGTAAAGTCTAATGACAGCCTTCCCTTCTCTTGCTTTCTGCCCCATCAGGTTTCTCGTTTCCCTGTCAAAATCCCAGTAGGAAAACACCACGTAAGGATCGATTGGCATGAGAACGAGTTTATTCTTGTTGTAAGTTCTGGGAAGTGTGAGATCTGTGGCTATCTTCTGCTTCGATGTGGAAGTACCAGAAGATGCACTTGTTACTGAGGAGTTTTCCACATGTTCCCTTATGAGTCTTATAACTTCCTTTTTCCTCATGGCTTTTCTCACCCTGAGTCCCAAACTTTTAGCAAACCTCTTGAGCTCCTGTATGGTCGGGTTTGAATCCAGCCATTTTAATATCTCGTCCCTTTTCACAATTTCGCCTCCTTATTAATCTTCGTTTTAGAAAATTATAACACCGATGATTTTGGTTGTAAACGAGAGATCTTCGGGGAATTTTTAATTTATTTTCAAATAATTCTCGATAATCATCGAAAGCGGCGGAAAAACACCAATTACAATTATCCCTTTTGGGACAAAGAGGAATTAGGATACAATACTATAGAGGTGGTACTGAAGTGTCCAGAGTTCACCAGCTTTTGAGTAATATGAAAACAGAGGGGTCACAAGAAGTTGTAGAACGTCTTGTCACCTTTATCGAAGCCAATTTTGAATCTTTAAATATGGATGAGGTGACGAGAGACATTCACCTTTTCTGTGAGGAAAAACCTATGGCGGTTTTGGAAAAATTGGTTCGTTTTCTGAAAATGAATCCATCAAGGGAGGAATTAGTAAGATTCCGTCGTCTTTTGAAAAAATCTCTGGATCGCACCGTCGAATATGCATCTTCTTTTTGTAGGAGAAAGAGGATAATAACACTGAGCAACAGCAAAACCTTGGTGTGGACTTTCATCAACGCAAGGCCAATTTGTGTTTACGTTTTGGAATCGCGTCCTGGTGGCGAGGGAAAGA is a window of Thermotoga sp. DNA encoding:
- a CDS encoding 1,4-alpha-glucan branching protein domain-containing protein, translated to MRGKVLIFLHAHLPYIHHPEHDHFLEERWLFEAMTETYIPLLMMFEEIEDFRLTMSITPPLMEMLSSRDLQKKYERHIGKLIELAEREVDRTKSEHPLKHKMAKFYREHFQKVLDVFNSYNGNILDGFKKFQEKGKLEIVTCNATHAFLPLYQMYPEVVNAQIAVGVKNYEKHMGKRPRGIWLAESGYYQGLDLYLAQNNIEYFFVDSHAFWFADEQPKYGVYRPIMTPSGVFVFARDPESSEQVWSATVGYPGDPRYREFYRDIGFDREIEYIRDYIDPSGVRVNTGIKYHRITSKSLDVSQKDYYNIDEAIEAVEEHARDFLNKKERQAKRLMEIMKVEPVIVAPFDAELFGHWWFEGVFFLKRFFELVSESKILRLTTASEVIDTLEEVQIATPADSSWGTGGYYETWLNGTNDWIYRHIHEMIERMVELSRRYYDSADPLTERVLNQMLRELFLAQSSDWAFIMTTRTSVEYAENRTKTHIRRFLDLYDQLTSGKINEKILEYYEWLDAIFPEINFRVMARDVV
- a CDS encoding DUF4912 domain-containing protein; the encoded protein is MKRDEILKWLDSNPTIQELKRFAKSLGLRVRKAMRKKEVIRLIREHVENSSVTSASSGTSTSKQKIATDLTLPRTYNKNKLVLMPIDPYVVFSYWDFDRETRNLMGQKAREGKAVIRLYDVTFIRFNGTNAHRTFEYRLDETTLEAGNFYFQVPVPKADYLSEIGYLGEEGRFFPVMRSNVVRAPAVSPSTSSRERWYDLRNRKRRVVLSEGSLVKPIEKLRGITSPGGLSGQGLTQRLMEEILRSGR